The Streptomyces sp. HUAS MG91 sequence GCCAGGAGGCGGCCCTCGCCGCCGTCGAGGAGCCGGGCGACGGGCCGCAACAACTGCCCGCTGGACGGCTCGCCATGCTCACCGGAGTCTTCAACCTGCTGTGGGCCACGGTCACGGTCCTGATGATCGTCCGCCCCGGCTCCACCACCGGAGGTTGACTCAACCCGCCTGCCCGGCAGCGTAGTTGAACGTCCGCCGAACACTGGGCGAAGGGCGGCGCCGGACCCTCCTGGGCCGCCGGGAGAGTCCGTACCGTCATCGCATGGGACGGCTCGACATCATCTTCACGGTCGCGGGGCTGGTGCTCGGCGTCTTCTCCATGGCGATCCCGTTCATCGCGGATCTGCGCGCGCGGCGCAGCAGGCGCATCGGCTTCCGCAAGCAGATGGACATCGCCATAGGGCACAACGGCCCGCCGCACGCGTCGGATCCGCGGCTCGGACTCTTCAACGACCTGCCCGCGATGCGCGACGCGACGCTCGTGCTGCTGCGCATCGAGAACGACGGCACGCGGCACATCGAGGAGTCCGACTACGTCCACTCGCCGCGGGAGTACGGGCTGACCGCCGAGTTCACCGGGCGGCGCATCGAGGCGCAGGACGTCACGCTGCCGCCGGAACACACCAATCTGATGGGCTACTTCGAGGACGAGCCGGGCCTGCGCGTGGTCGGGTCCAGCACCCTGCTGATCCCTCGGGTGCCGCTGCGGCCCGGCGCGTTCTACAAGATCCTCGTGCTGCTCACGGGTGGCGAGGAGGGCGGCCGGGTCACGGTCACCGGTGATGTGCGCGACGGCAGCCTGCACGAGAACCACAGCCTCACGCCGGACGAGAAGCCACCGGTGTTCAGCAAGCGGGCACGCTGGACCACCGTCGTGCTCGGCCTCTGCCTGATCGCCGCGGTCACCCTCCCGCTGCTGCTTCCTCCGGCACTGCCGGGCGACTGCGAGACCGGCACCCTCCGGCTCACCGGTTCCACCGCGTTCGAGCCGGTCCTGAACGAACTCGCGCAGAAATACCGGGACCACTGCCAGGACAGGCCGACCATCACGGTCGCCGCCTACGGCAGCCGCACCGGGGTGCGCGAACTCGCCCTGTCCGGCGGCAAGCCGCAGCAGGGAGCCGGTGTCGTGGCGTTCTCGGACGGGCCGCGCCCCGCGAGCTACACCGGACTCAGCGAGAGCCGCATCGCGGTCTCGCTGTTCACCCTCGTCGTGCACGACGACGTCCGCCTGAAGAATCTGTCCGTCGCGGACGTCCGCCGCCTGTACCGCGGCGAGATCCGCGACTGGTCGCAGCTCGGCGGCCCCCGTCTCCCGGTCGTCCTCGTCAGCCGCAGCTCCGGATCGGGCACCCGCTCCGCGCTGACCAGCCGGGTCCTCGGCGGCGCGGACGAGCCGCCGGCCACGTCGGACGACTGCGTCAACCGCAAGGTGCGCTCCCCGTCGTCGGTCCTGCGCTGCGAACTCGACTCCACCGAGCAGGTCCTCCAGGCCGTCGCGCGGACCCCGGGCGCCCTCGGCTACAGCGAGCTGCGCGCCGCGTCGCCGCCGGACGCGCCGCACGGACTGCACACGGTGACGCTGGACGGCCGGGCGCCCGACCCGGACCGGCTCGACAAGGGCGGCTACCCGTACCGCGAGATCGAGTACGCCTACACGTACGGCCGCCCGCCCGCCGACTCGCTGGCCTCCAGCTTCCTGTCGTACGCGGTCGACAACGGCACCGGCAAGGGCGTGGTCGCCGCCCACGGCCATCTGCCGTGCGGCACTCCGGTGGGGCTGCGGGTGTGCGGCAAGGGCGACTGACCGCCCCCGGCCCGGACACGCCCTCCCACCAGGACATCCCGTAGGGAACGAACGTACAATTTACGGGTATTTCGGGCGCCCGGAAGTGCCTGTCCCGAGGCG is a genomic window containing:
- a CDS encoding substrate-binding domain-containing protein; translated protein: MGRLDIIFTVAGLVLGVFSMAIPFIADLRARRSRRIGFRKQMDIAIGHNGPPHASDPRLGLFNDLPAMRDATLVLLRIENDGTRHIEESDYVHSPREYGLTAEFTGRRIEAQDVTLPPEHTNLMGYFEDEPGLRVVGSSTLLIPRVPLRPGAFYKILVLLTGGEEGGRVTVTGDVRDGSLHENHSLTPDEKPPVFSKRARWTTVVLGLCLIAAVTLPLLLPPALPGDCETGTLRLTGSTAFEPVLNELAQKYRDHCQDRPTITVAAYGSRTGVRELALSGGKPQQGAGVVAFSDGPRPASYTGLSESRIAVSLFTLVVHDDVRLKNLSVADVRRLYRGEIRDWSQLGGPRLPVVLVSRSSGSGTRSALTSRVLGGADEPPATSDDCVNRKVRSPSSVLRCELDSTEQVLQAVARTPGALGYSELRAASPPDAPHGLHTVTLDGRAPDPDRLDKGGYPYREIEYAYTYGRPPADSLASSFLSYAVDNGTGKGVVAAHGHLPCGTPVGLRVCGKGD